Proteins from a single region of Haloplanus sp. GDY1:
- a CDS encoding archaeosine biosynthesis radical SAM protein RaSEA, with protein MSQPSPEVYERGRGMDAHNQVMREIRSRKDETYDPHEPTRVWIDEDNTPGGVYQSLTIILNTGGCRWARAGGCTMCGYVAESVEGGSVPHDALMDQIDACLDHERENADERSGLIKIYTSGSFLDEREVGAETRDAIASAFADRERIVVESLPDFVDREKLSDFTDRGLATDVAVGLETATDRVRHDCVNKYFDFEDFVAATAEADAAGAGVKAYLLMKPPFLSEREALEDMVESVRRCAEHCHTVSMNPCNVQRHTMVEDLHFEGGYRPPWLWSVAAVLERTADADAIVVSDPVGAGSDRGPHNCGDCDDRVQRAIKDFDLRQDPSVFEQVACDCEATWETVLDEETSFAMPLTR; from the coding sequence AGACCTACGACCCCCACGAACCCACCCGCGTGTGGATCGACGAGGACAACACGCCCGGCGGCGTCTACCAGTCGCTCACGATCATCCTGAACACCGGCGGCTGCCGCTGGGCACGGGCCGGTGGCTGTACCATGTGTGGCTACGTCGCCGAGTCCGTCGAGGGCGGATCGGTCCCCCACGACGCCCTGATGGACCAGATCGACGCCTGCCTCGACCACGAACGCGAGAACGCCGACGAGCGCTCCGGTCTGATCAAGATCTACACATCCGGCTCCTTCCTCGACGAACGCGAGGTCGGCGCGGAGACCCGCGACGCCATCGCGTCCGCGTTCGCCGACCGCGAGCGGATCGTCGTCGAATCCCTCCCCGACTTCGTGGACCGCGAGAAGCTCTCGGACTTCACCGACCGCGGCCTCGCGACCGACGTCGCGGTCGGCCTGGAGACGGCCACCGACCGCGTGCGCCACGACTGCGTGAACAAGTACTTCGACTTCGAGGACTTCGTCGCGGCGACGGCGGAGGCCGACGCCGCCGGCGCCGGCGTGAAGGCGTACCTCCTGATGAAGCCGCCCTTCCTCTCCGAGCGCGAGGCCCTGGAGGACATGGTCGAGTCGGTGCGTCGGTGTGCCGAACACTGCCACACCGTCTCGATGAACCCCTGCAACGTCCAGCGACACACGATGGTCGAGGACCTCCACTTCGAGGGAGGGTACCGGCCGCCGTGGCTCTGGTCGGTCGCCGCCGTCCTCGAACGCACCGCCGACGCCGACGCCATCGTCGTCTCCGACCCCGTGGGGGCGGGCAGCGACCGCGGCCCGCACAACTGCGGCGACTGTGACGACCGGGTCCAGCGGGCGATCAAGGACTTCGACCTCCGACAGGACCCCTCGGTGTTCGAGCAGGTGGCCTGCGACTGCGAGGCGACGTGGGAGACGGTGCTCGACGAGGAGACGAGTTTCGCGATGCCGCTGACGCGGTAG